One Dasypus novemcinctus isolate mDasNov1 chromosome 27, mDasNov1.1.hap2, whole genome shotgun sequence genomic window, GAGCTTAATTAATCTCATTTGCCTGAATTCTCACCTTCATACTCCCATGTACTTTTTCATCTTCAACTTGTCTTTCATTGATCTCTGCCACTCCTTCATCCTTACCCCTGAAATGCTGATGAGCTTTGTGTCAGAGAAGAATATCATCTCCTTTGCTGGATGCATGGCTcagctatttttcttttgtttctttgtccattctGAGTGCTATGTGCTGACAGCCATGGCCTATGATCACTACATGGCCATCTGTAACCCCCTACTATACACAGTCACCATGTCCCCTAGCGTATGTTTTCTGCTCATGTTCAGTTCATATGTGATGGGGTTTGCTGGTGCAATGGTCCACACAGGGGACATGGTCAGACTACCCTTTTGTGATTCCAACATCATCAACTACTATATGTGTGACATCTTCCCCCTGCTCCAGCTATCCTGCAGCAGTACCTACGCCAATGAGCTGCTGGCTTCTACTATTGTGTGCACAGTTGTCATTGTATCCAGCttcattatttccatttcttaTGCTTTGATCCTCTCAAATATCCTACACATCTCATCAGATGAGGGTTGGTCCAAAGCTTTCATCACCTGTGGCTCTCATGTAATAACTGTTGCTCTTTTCTATGGTTCTGGATTGTTTGCACATCTTAAGACCTCTTCTGATGGTTCTGTGGGCCAGGGGAAGTTCTTCTCAGTATTTCATACCAATGTGGTACCCATGCTGAACCCCCTCATCTACAGTCTAAGGAACAAGGATGTCATACGTGCTTTAAAGAAAACCCTGAGGAGATTTGCAAACTGAGGAGAGCCATTAAATCATGTATATAAATTCTTAGAGTGCATACAGGTATGTACATTTGTaaatttgatataattttcaAGTTGCCCTAAAGaacctttttctttgattcatgaGAGTTAAAATTCTCTCCCAGTCTCAGAGAACAGGCACATTGGCCTAAGCTCCCATCTGTGAAATTAATCTGGAGCAAATCAAACAAACATAATGAGACTGTTAGAAACCATGAGTGTGGCTGTAGCAGCATCCTGGGACTGGGGTAGGTCAGTGATTCTGAGCAGAAGTGAGGCATTGTAGACAGACTGTACCTGCTGAAATAGTTTCTGCTCTTGGCCATCTAAAATGTATAGCCATGAATCTTACATAAATTCTTCTGTAAAATTTTCAACATCCTTTCAATTTCTTATTAAACACACAAAGGAGGAAGGAAGTGACAGT contains:
- the LOC101416642 gene encoding olfactory receptor 8C8-like; this encodes MAMENDSLVTEFILVGFTDKPELQLPLFFLFLMNYVFTVIGNLSLINLICLNSHLHTPMYFFIFNLSFIDLCHSFILTPEMLMSFVSEKNIISFAGCMAQLFFFCFFVHSECYVLTAMAYDHYMAICNPLLYTVTMSPSVCFLLMFSSYVMGFAGAMVHTGDMVRLPFCDSNIINYYMCDIFPLLQLSCSSTYANELLASTIVCTVVIVSSFIISISYALILSNILHISSDEGWSKAFITCGSHVITVALFYGSGLFAHLKTSSDGSVGQGKFFSVFHTNVVPMLNPLIYSLRNKDVIRALKKTLRRFAN